The Chanos chanos chromosome 16, fChaCha1.1, whole genome shotgun sequence genome has a window encoding:
- the mrps34 gene encoding small ribosomal subunit protein mS34, which yields MVKKKRLRLIAEIARKVRAYRELKNRPRDSQRYALDYETMTRPLTGKRLPVLAWEDVKRETRLFTLLSSMRMFGIGRLFTRKSWLEEHTEPCYWKITKVKVDFTAENMDHGKAWGILTFKGKQEETERELDKVMYHDWRLVPEHEEEAFARFEPVPEAAPRFASYPPLLRAMILAQQAKEKAVDPASLPEPSLPLQRDVLLSREYFRSQEEKRKQEGTPV from the exons ATGGTGAAGAAAAAGCGACTCCGGCTCATTGCCGAGATAGCGCGGAAGGTCCGGGCATACCGGGAACTGAAGAACCGGCCGCGTGACTCGCAGCGTTACGCGTTGGACTATGAAACCATGACGCGGCCGCTCACAGGCAAGAGGCTGCCGGTTTTGGCCTGGGAAGACGTGAAAAGAGAGACGCGGCTCTTCACGCTGCTCTCGAGCATGCGTATGTTTGGCATCGGCCGACTCTTCACGCGAAAATCTTGGCTCGAGGAACACACAGAGCCCTGTTATTGGAAGATCACTAAAGTGAAAGTAGATTTCACTGCAGAG AATATGGACCATGGAAAAGCATGGGGCATTCTGACATTCAAGG GTAAACAGGAAGAGACGGAGCGCGAGCTGGACAAGGTGATGTACCACGACTGGCGGCTGGTGCCGGAGCACGAGGAGGAGGCATTCGCGCGTTTTGAGCCGGTTCCGGAAGCGGCGCCTCGTTTCGCGTCTTACCCGCCCCTCCTGCGCGCCATGATCCTCGCCCAGCAGGCCAAAGAGAAGGCCGTGGACCCCGCCAGCTTGCCCGAACCCAGCCTGCCTCTCCAACGGGACGTGCTCCTGAGCAGAGAGTACTTCCGCAGTCAAGAGGAGAAGCGGAAGCAAGAGGGAACTCCCGTCTGA
- the spsb3a gene encoding SPRY domain-containing SOCS box protein 3a encodes MSRRSRNSRAWRYVWSGIRRDADARALVLASESEEWGYERQQYSDSDSEAEYPTLIQPVPSAVPVTGESYCGCHSQMELSCNPRLRSYTRLRDCHCGEDDQDFDWVWDEDSRSSATLLSCENRKVSFHSEYSCGTAAIRGSKELSDGQHFWEIKMTSPVYGTDMMVGIGTSDVNLDKYRHTFCSLLGKDEDSWGLSYTGLLHHKGDKVRFSSRFGQGSIIGVHLDTWHGTLTFFKNRKCIGVAATELKNKRVYPMACSTAAKSSMKVIRSVSAPTSLQYLCCSRLRKLLPSGADALGVLPLPPGLRHLLHSKLGWVLSLDHAHSHTDSHTHTAPGPSSSGSDSEGCSSDPEACQRKRCRWT; translated from the exons ATGTCGAGGCGGAGCAGGAACAGTAGGGCGTGGCGTTACGTGTGGAGCGGGATCCGACGGGACGCAGACGCGAGAGCGCTAGTGCTCGCCTCCGAAAGTGAGGAGTGGGGATACGAACGGCAGCAG TACAGTGACTCTGACTCAGAAGCGGAGTACCCCACTCTGATCCAACCTGTGCCCAGCGCTGTGCCCGTCACGGGAGAGTCCTACTGCGGCTGCCACTCGCAGATGGAGCTCAGCTGCAACCCGCGTCTGCGCAGTTATACACGCCTGCGAGACTGTCACTGTGGCGAGGACGACCAGG ATTTTGATTGGGTGTGGGATGAGGATAGCCGGTCCTCTGCCACCCTGCTGAGCTGTGAGAACAGGAAGGTGAGTTTCCATTCGGAGTACAGCTGCGGCACTGCGGCCATCCGCGGCTCCAAGGAGCTGTCAGACGGACAGCACTTCTGGGAAATCAAGATGACATCACCTGTCTACGGCACAGATATG atGGTTGGTATTGGGACATCTGATGTGAATCTGGACAAATATCGACACACATTCTGCAGCCTGCTGGGGAAAGATGAGGACAGCTGGGGTCTGTCTTATACAG gtctgTTACATCATAAAGGGGATAAGGTGCGTTTTTCATCGCGGTTTGGTCAAGGTTCCATCATCGGCGTTCACTTAGACACCTGGCACGGAACACTCACCTTCTTCAAGAACCGAAAGTGTATTG GTGTTGCCGCCACCGAGTTGAAAAACAAGCGTGTGTATCCCATGGCGTGCTCCACCGCCGCCAAGAGCAGCATGAAGGTGATCCGCTCAGTCTCCGCCCCCACCTCCCTCCAGTACCTCTGCTGTTCCCGCCTCCGCAAGCTCCTCCCCTCCGGAGCCGACGCCCTCGGGGTCCTGCCCCTCCCTCCGGGCCTCAGGCACCTCCTCCACTCAAAGCTGGGCTGGGTGCTGAGCCTGGaccacgcgcactcacacacagactcacacacacacacggcgccTGGACCCTCGTCTTCAGGCAGCGATTCTGAAGGCTGTTCCTCTGACCCCGAAGCCTGTCAGAGAAAACGCTGCCGCTGgacctga
- the atp6v0ca gene encoding ATPase H+ transporting V0 subunit ca, with product MSSSESPEYSPFFAVMGASAAMVFSALGAAYGTAKSGTGIAAMSVMRPELIMKSIIPVVMAGIIAIYGLVVAVLIANNIAPNITLFKSFLHLGAGLSVGLSGLAAGFAIGIVGDAGVRGTAQQPRLFVGMILILIFAEVLGLYGLIVALILSTK from the exons ATGTCGTCCTCCGAAAGCCCCGAATACTCTCCGTTCTTCGCAGTGATGGGAGCCTCCGCTGCGATGGTCTTCAGTG CACTGGGTGCGGCATATGGCACGGCTAAGAGCGGCACCGGCATCGCTGCCATGTCGGTCATGCGTCCCGAGCTGATCATGAAGTCCATCATTCCCGTGGTCATGGCTGGAATCATCGCTATCTACGGACTGGTGGTGGCCGTCCTCATCGCCAACAACATCGCCCCAAACATCACACTCTTCAA gagTTTTCTGCACCTGGGTGCTGGGTTGAGCGTGGGTCTGAGCGGACTGGCGGCTGGCTTTGCCATCGGCATCGTTGGCGATGCGGGCGTGAGGGGCACTGCCCAGCAGCCCCGGCTGTTCGTGGGCATGATCCTCATCCTGATCTTCGCCGAAGTCTTGGGTCTGTACGGGCTCATCGTCGCCCTGATCCTCTCCaccaaataa